DNA sequence from the Sphingomonas taxi genome:
TCGACGAAATGCGTCACCCCCGCTTCGGCCATCGCCAGGACCGATTCGCGCCAGCGCACCATGCCCGTCACCTGACGGACCAGAGCGGCGCGGATCGCATCGGGGTCGGCGATCGGCACGGCGTCGACATTGGCATATACCGGCACCAGCGGCGCGGCGATCCGTGCATCGGCGAGCGCGGCCTCCATCGCCTCGGCGGCGGGCTGCATCAGCGGACAGTGGAACGGCGCCGACACCGGCAGCAGCAGCGCGCGCTTGGCGCCATGATCCTTGGCAAGCGCCACCGCGCGCTCGATCGCGACGCGGTGGCCGGAGATCACCACCTGCGACGGATCGTTGTCGTTGGCGACGGTGCAGACGAGGTCGCCACCACCCTCCGCGGCGATCGCCGCGACGGCGGCGGAGGCGATCGCCTGCGCCTTGGCGAGATCGGCACCGAGCAGCGCCGCCATCGCCCCCTCGCCGACCGGCACCGCCGCCTGCATCGCCTCACCGCGCAGCCGCAGCAGCCGCGCGGTGGTGGCGAGGTCGAACGCGCCCGCCGCGCACAATGCGCCATATTCACCCAGCGAGTGGCCCGCGACGTAGTCGGCCTTGTCGGCGAGACGGAGGCCGCCCTCGCGCTCGGCGACGCGCAGCGTGGCGATCGCATTGGCCATGATCGCCGGCTGCGCATTGGCGGTGAGCTGCAGGTCCTCGCCCGGCCCCTCGGCCATCAGCCGGAACAGATGCTGGCCGAGCGCCTCGTCGACCTCGCCGAACACCTCGCGCGCGACCGGGCTCGCCTCGGCCAGCGCCTTGCCCATGCCGACCGCCTGGCTGCCCTGGCCGGGAAAGATGAATGCCCGCATCGCGCGTCTCCTCTGAACAACAGGAGCGCGCCACTAGGACCGCTGCGGCCCTCACGCAACCTGAACGAACCTCCCGGAGTTGCGACACCTTGCGACCGTTTTCCGGGATCGACGAGAGAGGTGTGCGACAAGTCGCCCCTATCTCTCGTATCGACGCCGGACACGGCGCCGGTATGCAAATGGGAGTGATTACAATGAAGAAGCTGATCCTGAGCGCGATCGCCGCGACCCTCGTCGCCAGCCCGCTGGCGGTCGCCGCCGCCGACGCCGCCCCCGTGCAGCGCGAGCGCACCGTCACCACCGTCAAGGAGCGTCCGAACGGCCGCACCGTCGTCACCCAGCGCACCACCGTCCGCAACAACGGGCCGCGCGCCTGGCGCGCCGGCCAGCGCTTCGATCGCCGCTATGCGACCAACTATCGCGTCGTCCGCGACTATCGCACCTATCGCCTCGCCGCCCCGCCGCGCGGCCAGTATTGGGCGCGCTCGGGTAACGACGCGGTGCTCGTCCGCGACAACGGCACCGTCGTGCGGGTGATCGAGCGCTCGTTCCGCTAAGCGCCAAGGCTTGCCTTTTCGCCCGCAAGGCGTATGAGCATCGATACCCGGGGTGGAGAGCCAGTCTCTCCGCCCCGGTTTTTATGTTTGAGACGACAGTCGGAGGGGCGTCGCATGGGGCGGCGTCAGCGATCGGCCAACGAAGGACAAGGCATGGCTCTGTACGAGCACACGTTCCTTGCGCGCCAGGATCTGGCACAGGCGCAGGTGGACGCGCTGGCGGAAACCGCCACCAAGATCATCGAAGACAATGGCGGCAA
Encoded proteins:
- the fabD gene encoding ACP S-malonyltransferase → MRAFIFPGQGSQAVGMGKALAEASPVAREVFGEVDEALGQHLFRLMAEGPGEDLQLTANAQPAIMANAIATLRVAEREGGLRLADKADYVAGHSLGEYGALCAAGAFDLATTARLLRLRGEAMQAAVPVGEGAMAALLGADLAKAQAIASAAVAAIAAEGGGDLVCTVANDNDPSQVVISGHRVAIERAVALAKDHGAKRALLLPVSAPFHCPLMQPAAEAMEAALADARIAAPLVPVYANVDAVPIADPDAIRAALVRQVTGMVRWRESVLAMAEAGVTHFVEFGGKVLAPMVKRIAPDVEAISVVTMDDIEDLLKKV
- a CDS encoding RcnB family protein: MKKLILSAIAATLVASPLAVAAADAAPVQRERTVTTVKERPNGRTVVTQRTTVRNNGPRAWRAGQRFDRRYATNYRVVRDYRTYRLAAPPRGQYWARSGNDAVLVRDNGTVVRVIERSFR